The following coding sequences lie in one Bacillota bacterium genomic window:
- a CDS encoding Fe-S-containing hydro-lyase, translating into MNIKPEEGSQVTIDICTPMSDDVVARLKAGDNVRISGILFTARDAAHKRLVGLLNEGKELPVDIRGQIIYYVGPAPAPPGRPIGSAGPTTSYRMDSYAPILMEHGLKGMIGKGSRSQDVRDAMVKFKAVYFAAIGGAGALLAKCVKASELVAYEDLGPEAIRKLTVEDFPAVVVNDVYGNDLYEDGVRKYRIG; encoded by the coding sequence ATGAACATCAAGCCGGAGGAGGGGTCACAGGTGACGATAGACATATGTACACCCATGTCTGACGACGTGGTTGCGCGGCTCAAGGCCGGCGACAACGTGAGGATATCGGGAATCTTGTTCACCGCTCGGGACGCCGCACACAAGAGGCTCGTTGGGTTGCTCAACGAGGGGAAAGAGCTTCCCGTGGACATACGAGGTCAGATCATATACTATGTCGGTCCGGCGCCCGCGCCCCCAGGTCGTCCGATCGGCTCGGCCGGGCCAACCACCAGCTACAGGATGGATTCGTATGCTCCCATATTGATGGAGCACGGGCTCAAGGGCATGATCGGGAAGGGAAGCCGTTCCCAGGACGTGAGAGACGCCATGGTGAAGTTCAAGGCTGTGTACTTCGCCGCCATAGGTGGCGCCGGCGCGCTTCTCGCGAAGTGCGTGAAGGCATCGGAGCTTGTGGCGTACGAAGACCTCGGTCCCGAGGCGATCAGGAAGCTCACGGTGGAAGACTTCCCGGCAGTCGTCGTAAACGACGTGTACGGCAACGACCTGTACGAAGACGGCGTGCGTAAGTACCGCATAGGCTGA
- the mtnA gene encoding S-methyl-5-thioribose-1-phosphate isomerase, with the protein MLRPIVWTGRTLELLDQTRLPSDKVFVSCASYRDVRDAIREMKVRGAPAIGVSAAYGMVLAARELEADVRGAYIESLKAASRDLAQARPTAVNLAWAVERMLDVALGCEDWRDIPAALEEAARAMEMDDVEANRRIGRHGAPLLGDPVTVLTHCNAGALATAGYGTALGVVRAAVEQGKRVRVYADETRPYLQGARLTAFELLEEGIPVTLITDGMAGYVMNLGRVDCVIVGADRIAANGDVANKIGTYSLAVLAKENGIPFYVAAPVSTLDLGCPTGRDIPIEERDPEEVVGILGHRIAPEGVDVFNPAFDVTPAWYISAIITDRGIARPPYDKSLRGLVPRHG; encoded by the coding sequence ATGTTGAGGCCCATTGTGTGGACTGGAAGGACGCTGGAACTCTTGGATCAGACCCGACTGCCCTCGGACAAGGTGTTCGTCAGCTGCGCAAGTTATCGCGACGTGAGAGATGCGATCCGCGAGATGAAGGTTCGGGGTGCTCCTGCAATAGGCGTCAGCGCCGCGTACGGCATGGTCCTTGCCGCGCGTGAGTTGGAAGCCGACGTTCGCGGGGCGTACATCGAAAGCCTCAAGGCGGCATCGCGGGACCTCGCACAGGCGAGGCCTACCGCGGTCAACTTGGCGTGGGCGGTGGAGAGAATGTTGGACGTTGCCTTGGGCTGTGAGGACTGGAGGGACATCCCCGCCGCTCTGGAAGAGGCCGCTCGGGCCATGGAGATGGACGACGTCGAGGCGAACAGGCGGATCGGCAGGCACGGAGCGCCGCTCCTCGGAGATCCCGTGACGGTGCTCACGCACTGTAACGCGGGCGCGCTCGCGACCGCCGGGTACGGTACAGCGCTTGGGGTCGTGCGGGCCGCGGTCGAACAGGGGAAGCGCGTGCGCGTCTACGCTGACGAGACCCGGCCGTACCTTCAGGGCGCGAGGCTGACCGCCTTCGAGCTCTTGGAAGAGGGCATTCCTGTGACGCTCATAACGGATGGCATGGCCGGCTACGTGATGAACCTCGGCAGAGTCGATTGCGTGATCGTCGGCGCCGACAGGATCGCTGCAAATGGTGACGTGGCGAACAAGATAGGCACGTACAGCCTTGCGGTGCTCGCGAAGGAGAACGGCATTCCGTTCTACGTCGCCGCCCCAGTGTCAACGCTCGACCTTGGTTGCCCTACCGGCCGGGACATCCCCATCGAAGAAAGGGATCCGGAGGAAGTCGTGGGCATTCTCGGGCACAGGATAGCGCCGGAAGGCGTGGACGTGTTCAACCCCGCCTTCGATGTCACCCCGGCATGGTACATTTCGGCGATCATCACTGACAGAGGCATAGCCCGTCCCCCGTATGACAAGAGCCTGAGAGGGCTCGTCCCTCGGCACGGATGA
- a CDS encoding nucleoside phosphorylase, which translates to MEEAQILPILKIRPGEISSYVVVCGDPGRTGIIAKHLENVREVAYNREYRVVNGVYRGTPVTVASHGVGAAGACVCFEELIKAGARVLIRVGTAGSLSRAIVDGDLIVATGAVREDGVTSQLVPLSFPAIADSKVADALYREARDRGARVAKGIVLTVGAFYPGILPLPNAEMSRAGAIGVEMEVSALLIVAALRGARAGAILAVDGVAIDFEADSYNPNRDVVAKAVELEAEIALDAVSRLSRDEGHEDWKDSGW; encoded by the coding sequence ATGGAAGAAGCCCAGATTCTGCCCATACTAAAGATCCGTCCCGGCGAGATCTCCTCTTACGTGGTCGTCTGCGGGGACCCGGGCCGGACGGGCATCATCGCCAAGCACCTTGAGAATGTCCGCGAGGTAGCGTACAACCGAGAGTATCGAGTGGTGAACGGTGTATACCGGGGCACACCGGTCACGGTCGCGTCCCACGGAGTGGGAGCGGCCGGGGCGTGCGTGTGTTTCGAAGAACTAATCAAAGCCGGGGCGAGGGTGCTAATCAGGGTGGGAACAGCGGGGTCGTTGAGCCGCGCCATAGTAGACGGCGATCTCATAGTCGCCACCGGCGCCGTCCGGGAGGACGGGGTGACGTCCCAGCTGGTTCCGCTCTCGTTCCCGGCGATCGCCGACTCCAAGGTGGCGGACGCCCTGTATAGGGAGGCTCGCGATCGCGGTGCCAGGGTGGCCAAGGGTATCGTGCTGACCGTGGGGGCGTTTTATCCGGGCATCCTGCCGCTGCCCAACGCGGAGATGAGCCGCGCCGGGGCCATAGGCGTGGAGATGGAGGTATCGGCCCTTCTCATCGTGGCCGCGCTGCGCGGCGCGCGCGCTGGCGCGATCCTCGCCGTGGACGGCGTGGCCATAGACTTCGAGGCGGACTCGTACAATCCCAATCGAGACGTGGTGGCGAAGGCAGTGGAGCTCGAGGCGGAGATAGCTCTCGATGCCGTCTCCCGGCTTTCGAGAGATGAGGGACACGAGGACTGGAAAGACTCGGGATGGTGA
- a CDS encoding ferrous iron transport protein A, with protein MNCRRKMRENQLALSQAPLGTTCRVTSLSATGFCRRRLLDVGLVPGACVTPVRRSPAGDPTAYSVKGSLIALREREAGQVRVELVPNPAPDPAGRPSPELLAGSQPADPRLSRF; from the coding sequence GTGAACTGTCGGCGCAAGATGCGTGAGAACCAGCTCGCCCTCTCGCAAGCGCCCCTTGGAACAACGTGCCGAGTCACGAGCCTGTCAGCTACAGGTTTCTGTAGGAGGCGGCTTCTCGATGTGGGGCTCGTTCCGGGGGCGTGCGTGACCCCGGTACGCCGGAGCCCAGCGGGCGACCCCACCGCGTACAGCGTGAAAGGCAGCCTGATCGCGTTGAGGGAACGCGAAGCCGGCCAAGTGAGGGTGGAGCTGGTCCCCAACCCGGCGCCCGATCCCGCCGGAAGACCTTCCCCTGAACTGCTGGCGGGGTCTCAACCCGCTGACCCCCGGCTTAGCCGGTTCTGA
- a CDS encoding fumarate hydratase has translation MREIRVSDVTAAVKRLCISANCNVPGETIAALKRAVEEEESPVGREVLKQILENHRIAREEGVPACQDTGVALVFLEVGQDVHFVGGDLYEAINDGVRQGYIEGYLRKSLVNDPLFKRVNTGDNTPAMIYTDIVPGTGLRITVAPKGGGAENMSGIAMLPPAAGVEGVKKFVVERVQKAGSNPCPPVVVGVGIGGTFDRVALLAKKALLRPVGSHNADPLYAELERELLTEVNRLGIGPQGFGGRTTALAVNVEYAPCHIASMPVAVNLNCHVGPHESIVL, from the coding sequence CTGCGAGAGATACGCGTGTCAGACGTCACGGCCGCTGTGAAGAGGCTATGCATAAGCGCAAACTGCAATGTTCCGGGCGAGACGATAGCGGCGCTAAAGCGTGCTGTTGAGGAGGAAGAGTCCCCCGTGGGAAGGGAGGTCCTCAAACAGATACTCGAGAACCACCGGATAGCACGAGAAGAAGGGGTCCCGGCCTGTCAAGACACCGGGGTAGCCCTGGTCTTCCTCGAGGTAGGGCAGGACGTGCATTTCGTCGGTGGGGACCTCTACGAGGCTATCAATGACGGAGTGAGACAAGGGTACATAGAGGGCTACCTTCGGAAGTCGCTCGTGAACGACCCGCTCTTCAAGAGGGTGAACACCGGAGATAACACGCCCGCGATGATCTACACGGACATCGTTCCCGGCACAGGCCTTAGGATAACCGTGGCGCCGAAGGGGGGCGGTGCGGAGAACATGAGCGGCATCGCAATGCTGCCACCTGCGGCCGGGGTGGAAGGTGTGAAGAAGTTCGTGGTTGAACGCGTGCAAAAAGCGGGCTCCAATCCCTGTCCGCCAGTGGTGGTGGGGGTCGGGATAGGAGGAACCTTCGACCGCGTGGCACTCCTCGCAAAGAAGGCGCTCCTGCGGCCTGTGGGCTCGCACAACGCCGACCCGCTGTACGCCGAGCTCGAGAGGGAGCTCCTCACGGAGGTCAATAGGCTTGGGATCGGGCCGCAAGGATTCGGAGGCAGGACGACGGCGCTTGCCGTGAACGTCGAGTACGCGCCGTGCCACATTGCGAGCATGCCTGTGGCCGTGAACCTCAACTGTCACGTAGGCCCGCATGAATCGATAGTGCTCTGA
- a CDS encoding iron chelate uptake ABC transporter family permease subunit, protein MRSRRPARCGNDRIAHSGKPGEDGSAPQRSRLWMQPGWRAAHLPALCVGLAIVMLIAAGTGSVRIPPDEVAGILLARLPLGLGRDPSSGPSWPESHEVILLQVRLPRVLLAAMVGASLATAGAALQGLLRNPLADPYVAGVSAGAGLGATVAMVMGVPISVLGVGPVPILAFLAALATMALVYSLSQVSGRLPTDTFLLAGVVVGSFLWAAISFILVVSGDTMREAMMWLMGSLSNKGYAHVRMAFPYMTAGMAALIVLARDFNLISLGDEEARYLGLNPEEFKRVAILAASLVTSAAVSVGGIIGFVGLVVPHSVRLVLGPDHRVLMPACAVVGAGFLVVADTLARLVVAPGEIPVGVITALAGGPFFLYLLRRRKTSGVL, encoded by the coding sequence ATGAGATCAAGGCGGCCGGCTAGGTGCGGTAATGACCGAATTGCGCATTCAGGCAAGCCCGGAGAGGACGGGTCAGCGCCGCAGCGCTCCCGCCTATGGATGCAGCCTGGATGGAGAGCCGCCCATCTGCCCGCTCTCTGCGTCGGCCTTGCGATCGTCATGTTGATCGCCGCGGGCACGGGCAGCGTGCGAATTCCACCAGATGAGGTCGCTGGGATTCTGCTCGCGCGATTGCCGCTAGGCTTGGGCCGCGATCCTTCGTCTGGGCCTTCGTGGCCGGAGTCTCACGAGGTCATCCTTCTCCAGGTGCGCCTGCCCCGAGTGCTCTTGGCTGCCATGGTGGGCGCTTCCCTTGCGACCGCCGGCGCAGCGCTACAAGGTCTTCTCCGAAACCCACTCGCCGACCCGTACGTGGCGGGTGTGTCGGCGGGGGCGGGTCTCGGCGCAACTGTCGCAATGGTCATGGGAGTGCCCATCTCCGTGCTTGGAGTGGGCCCCGTCCCCATCCTGGCCTTTCTCGCTGCGCTTGCCACAATGGCGCTGGTGTACTCCCTCTCGCAGGTATCCGGCAGGCTTCCCACTGACACGTTCCTGCTTGCGGGCGTCGTGGTCGGGTCCTTCCTCTGGGCCGCCATCTCGTTCATTCTGGTCGTGTCAGGCGACACCATGCGCGAGGCGATGATGTGGCTCATGGGGAGCCTTTCGAACAAGGGTTATGCACACGTCAGGATGGCCTTCCCTTACATGACGGCGGGGATGGCGGCGCTCATCGTGCTCGCGCGCGACTTCAACCTCATCAGCCTGGGAGATGAAGAAGCGCGTTACCTCGGCCTCAATCCTGAGGAGTTCAAGCGCGTGGCGATACTTGCCGCGTCCCTCGTCACGTCCGCCGCTGTCTCGGTTGGAGGAATCATCGGGTTCGTGGGGCTCGTGGTCCCTCATTCGGTCAGGCTGGTATTAGGACCGGACCATAGGGTTCTCATGCCGGCATGCGCAGTGGTGGGCGCGGGTTTCCTGGTCGTGGCCGACACCCTCGCGCGTTTGGTGGTGGCGCCGGGGGAGATCCCCGTGGGGGTGATCACCGCCCTCGCGGGCGGGCCGTTCTTCCTGTACCTTCTCAGGCGCCGGAAAACGTCAGGGGTGTTGTAG
- a CDS encoding cobalamin-binding protein, whose protein sequence is MAASIGGLVRRTRKAPSGFGLMAVTLLTLLTLSFTVFECHASSTGNAVTITDDLGRRVTLPRVPGRIVSIAPSNTEILFALGLGERIVGVTDSCDYPAEAKNKPKVGAVQLDYERIVALHPDLVVAVGSLQRQAVTKLSDLGITVLAVDPKSVDGVLRAISLIGRATGAEARASEVVRELSARMDRVLRKLSGVKESDRPRVFVEIWNEPLMTAGKGTFIDELVFAAGGLNIARDAPGEWPEFSEEAVIERDPDVVILTNFNRAEALARPAWQGISAYKTGRVYEVNPDVLVRPGPRLVDGLETLAALLHPALFR, encoded by the coding sequence GTGGCTGCGTCAATTGGGGGTTTGGTTCGGAGGACGAGGAAGGCTCCGAGCGGATTCGGTCTTATGGCGGTCACCTTGTTGACACTATTAACGTTAAGCTTCACGGTTTTCGAGTGCCACGCGTCGTCGACCGGCAACGCCGTCACCATCACGGACGACCTCGGGAGGCGCGTCACCTTGCCGCGCGTGCCTGGGCGCATCGTCTCCATAGCCCCGAGCAATACCGAGATTCTTTTCGCCCTTGGCTTGGGAGAGAGGATCGTGGGCGTTACGGACTCCTGCGACTACCCGGCGGAAGCGAAAAACAAGCCCAAGGTCGGTGCGGTCCAGCTCGACTACGAGAGGATAGTAGCGCTGCATCCGGACCTGGTCGTAGCCGTCGGGAGTCTTCAGCGGCAGGCCGTGACCAAGCTCTCGGATCTCGGCATCACTGTCCTGGCCGTGGACCCCAAGAGCGTGGATGGAGTCCTGCGAGCCATATCACTCATCGGCAGGGCCACAGGCGCGGAGGCGAGGGCATCAGAGGTAGTGAGGGAACTCTCAGCCCGGATGGACAGGGTCTTACGCAAGCTCAGCGGGGTAAAGGAGTCGGATAGGCCGCGCGTCTTCGTGGAGATCTGGAACGAACCTCTCATGACCGCCGGAAAGGGAACTTTCATCGACGAGCTGGTCTTTGCGGCGGGCGGCCTGAACATCGCGAGGGATGCCCCTGGGGAGTGGCCGGAGTTCAGCGAGGAGGCCGTGATAGAGCGCGATCCCGACGTAGTGATCTTGACGAATTTCAACAGGGCGGAGGCCCTGGCGCGTCCGGCGTGGCAAGGGATATCTGCGTACAAGACCGGGAGGGTGTACGAGGTCAATCCCGACGTCTTGGTGCGTCCCGGACCCCGGCTCGTGGACGGGCTCGAGACTCTGGCGGCTCTTCTCCACCCCGCGTTGTTCAGGTGA
- a CDS encoding aminotransferase class I/II-fold pyridoxal phosphate-dependent enzyme — MGNGAGRDEGPRRAPGFDTQAIHAGWDGKHALGALNPPLYQTTSFVFDSVSHAQEVFSGESAEYVYTRGNNPTLRLFERKMAILEKGEKAVAFSSGMAAISSVLLSFLEAGDEVLTSRTIYGSTYHLLTQLLPRYSVKTRFANLASPGAVRAALTEATKVVYIETPANPSLELVDIREASMAAHEVGAVVVVDNTFATPYFQNPLALGADVVVHSCTKYIGGHGDALGGVAVARDPDYILRLRFEFLCDLGSVLSPFNAWLFLRGLKTLGVRMERHASNALVVARFLSDHPKVERVSYPGLDGFPQRDLARRQMRGYGGVVSFEVRGGYEAAVRFIDRLRLTTIAVSLGDAETLVEHPASMTHREYPRERLPEFGFSEALVRLSVGLEDPEDIIDDLDHALRRT; from the coding sequence ATGGGAAACGGAGCGGGCAGAGACGAGGGGCCACGGCGCGCCCCTGGGTTCGATACGCAGGCGATCCATGCCGGCTGGGATGGCAAACACGCGCTTGGTGCGCTCAACCCGCCGCTGTACCAGACCACCAGCTTCGTGTTTGACAGCGTCTCCCACGCGCAGGAGGTGTTCTCAGGCGAGTCCGCGGAGTACGTGTATACCCGAGGCAACAACCCGACCTTGCGGCTCTTCGAGAGGAAGATGGCGATACTCGAGAAAGGTGAGAAGGCGGTGGCTTTCTCGTCTGGGATGGCCGCGATCTCCTCAGTTCTCCTTTCCTTCCTGGAGGCGGGAGACGAGGTCCTGACCTCTCGGACCATCTATGGATCGACTTACCACCTCCTGACGCAGCTCCTTCCGCGCTACTCCGTGAAGACTAGGTTCGCGAACCTTGCAAGCCCCGGGGCGGTGCGCGCAGCCCTGACCGAAGCGACCAAGGTCGTGTATATCGAGACCCCCGCCAACCCAAGCCTCGAGCTCGTTGACATACGAGAAGCCTCCATGGCAGCTCACGAAGTGGGGGCTGTGGTAGTCGTGGACAACACGTTCGCGACGCCGTATTTCCAGAATCCGCTCGCTTTAGGCGCCGATGTGGTCGTGCACTCCTGCACGAAGTACATAGGAGGGCACGGGGACGCCCTGGGCGGGGTAGCGGTGGCCCGCGACCCCGATTACATTCTGAGGCTGCGCTTCGAATTCCTGTGCGACCTCGGGAGCGTGCTTTCGCCGTTCAACGCGTGGCTGTTTCTGCGCGGGCTGAAGACTTTGGGAGTCCGGATGGAGCGCCACGCGAGCAATGCGCTGGTGGTGGCGAGGTTCCTTTCGGACCATCCGAAAGTGGAGCGTGTGTCGTACCCAGGCCTTGATGGTTTTCCCCAGCGTGACTTGGCCAGACGCCAGATGCGGGGCTACGGAGGCGTGGTGTCCTTCGAAGTGAGAGGGGGATACGAAGCTGCGGTGCGCTTCATCGACAGGCTGAGGCTCACCACCATAGCCGTGAGCTTGGGGGACGCCGAAACCCTCGTCGAACACCCGGCATCCATGACTCATCGCGAGTACCCCAGGGAGAGGCTGCCCGAGTTTGGGTTCAGCGAGGCCCTAGTGCGTCTGTCCGTGGGGCTGGAGGATCCGGAGGACATCATCGACGACCTGGATCACGCGCTTCGGCGTACCTAG
- a CDS encoding TldD/PmbA family protein, whose protein sequence is MKGLELCEEVVRRAKAKGADEAEVYYLRTRKLEAVFEKNDLQVPKGDTYEGIGVRVIRDARLGFAATNVLTRETIDDTIQAALAIAAASPPDVNHVFPEPSEVTNVPGVHDERATELALDDAVELGSRFVEAARGYDRRVTIDAAGFVAQAGERALANSRGVRAFERVSNFSCTALGFAREGDDVSSFDVEYCGSCNLDDIDLAASGRRLAEKVVKSLGATTIPSFRGTVIVTPYAGGELIAQPVAFSAAADNVQEGRSRWHGKLATSVASVGLTVVDDPRIPAGLGSTSFDREGVPPQRLEIIKDGVLCQYLHNCYTARKDGVRSNGRAVGSDQTTPGIGTTNLVIAPGTVPLEDMIRDTAKGLVVNRFSGNLDPVSGDFSGVVKGGQYIENGEVVKPVKEVMIAGNIYELLSRIAAVSMETVTLGEARLPYIQLEGVSVTGK, encoded by the coding sequence ATGAAAGGCTTGGAATTGTGCGAAGAAGTGGTAAGGCGCGCCAAGGCGAAAGGGGCGGACGAAGCCGAGGTCTACTACCTCAGGACGCGTAAGCTAGAGGCCGTTTTCGAGAAAAACGACCTCCAGGTGCCGAAGGGTGATACGTACGAGGGAATCGGCGTGCGCGTCATCCGCGATGCGAGGCTGGGGTTTGCTGCGACGAACGTCTTGACCCGCGAAACGATAGACGACACCATCCAGGCTGCGCTCGCCATAGCGGCGGCTTCGCCTCCTGACGTCAATCACGTCTTCCCCGAGCCGTCAGAGGTGACGAATGTGCCCGGGGTACACGACGAGAGGGCGACTGAGCTTGCATTGGACGATGCCGTTGAGCTCGGCTCGAGATTCGTGGAGGCGGCGAGGGGATATGACCGGCGGGTGACCATCGACGCTGCGGGCTTCGTCGCACAGGCGGGTGAACGCGCCTTGGCCAACTCGAGGGGTGTGCGCGCTTTCGAGAGGGTCAGCAACTTCTCCTGCACCGCCCTAGGGTTTGCTCGCGAAGGCGACGACGTTTCGTCGTTCGACGTCGAGTATTGCGGATCCTGCAATTTGGACGACATCGACCTGGCTGCGAGTGGGAGGCGTCTTGCGGAGAAGGTGGTGAAGTCGCTCGGAGCCACGACCATCCCGAGTTTCAGGGGGACGGTCATAGTCACTCCCTACGCTGGAGGCGAGCTCATTGCTCAGCCAGTGGCGTTTTCGGCAGCCGCTGACAATGTTCAGGAGGGAAGGTCGCGGTGGCACGGGAAGCTGGCGACGAGCGTGGCATCAGTGGGTCTCACCGTCGTCGATGACCCGCGCATCCCCGCTGGCCTGGGCTCGACCTCATTCGACCGGGAGGGCGTCCCGCCCCAGAGGCTCGAGATAATCAAGGACGGGGTGCTCTGCCAGTATCTCCACAATTGCTATACCGCCCGCAAGGATGGGGTCCGTTCCAACGGTCGCGCGGTGGGAAGTGACCAGACGACGCCCGGCATCGGAACGACAAACCTCGTCATCGCCCCCGGGACCGTGCCTCTCGAGGACATGATCAGGGACACCGCAAAGGGGCTTGTTGTCAACAGGTTCTCCGGGAATCTCGACCCTGTGAGCGGCGATTTCTCAGGTGTGGTCAAGGGCGGACAGTACATCGAGAATGGCGAGGTCGTCAAGCCCGTGAAGGAGGTCATGATCGCGGGAAACATCTACGAACTCCTCTCGCGCATAGCAGCCGTATCAATGGAAACGGTGACGCTCGGAGAAGCCAGACTGCCATACATCCAGCTCGAGGGCGTATCCGTGACGGGCAAGTAG
- a CDS encoding 50S ribosome-binding GTPase: MSHASGRARYTVALAGNPNTGKTTVFNALTGLRQHTGNWPGKTVAVAEGVYVHEGVSYRVVDLPGTYSLLSTSPEEEAARDFICFGGADVTVVVTDATCLERNLNLVLQITEMTPKVVVCLNLVDEAERKHVFVDAKELSAELGVPVAPTVARTGQGIPELMDNVAAVASGHVVTRPLQVTYGREVEALVACIESSLREVVPKAAPWLSPRWVALRLIDGDPGLIRAIDAALDGQVPPDVNPRRVTRSVVAKGGIPA; encoded by the coding sequence ATGAGCCACGCGTCTGGGCGAGCTCGCTACACCGTGGCTTTGGCGGGCAATCCCAACACGGGTAAGACAACCGTCTTCAACGCCCTCACCGGCCTGCGACAACACACGGGAAACTGGCCGGGAAAGACGGTGGCGGTCGCAGAGGGCGTCTACGTGCACGAAGGGGTGTCCTACAGGGTCGTGGATCTTCCAGGCACGTACTCGCTCCTCTCCACGTCGCCAGAGGAAGAAGCCGCGAGGGACTTCATATGCTTCGGCGGGGCCGATGTGACCGTGGTAGTGACCGACGCCACGTGCCTGGAGCGGAACCTCAATCTCGTCCTTCAGATAACGGAGATGACGCCGAAGGTCGTGGTATGCCTGAATCTCGTGGACGAAGCCGAGCGCAAGCACGTCTTCGTCGACGCAAAGGAGCTGTCCGCGGAGCTCGGGGTGCCGGTGGCGCCAACAGTGGCGCGGACCGGACAAGGCATCCCTGAGCTAATGGACAACGTCGCGGCGGTGGCCTCCGGACATGTGGTCACGCGACCACTCCAAGTCACGTACGGCCGCGAGGTAGAAGCTCTGGTGGCTTGCATCGAGTCGAGCCTCAGGGAGGTCGTGCCCAAGGCCGCCCCATGGCTTTCCCCACGGTGGGTAGCTCTGCGACTCATTGACGGCGACCCCGGCCTGATTAGAGCCATCGACGCCGCACTCGACGGACAGGTGCCACCCGACGTGAACCCTCGACGCGTCACCCGATCCGTTGTGGCAAAGGGCGGGATTCCAGCATGA
- a CDS encoding ferrous iron transporter B: MSRLDTESFGDIVEAARKARSALQGDVRDLVVTRIYEVAEGICRRTVRRPTQAPPAWDTRLDDIVTSRLLGYPLMLALLGVVFWITLVAANVPSKWLGAALFSCQDRLLILFTRAGAPAWLTGITVMGAYRALAWVVSVMLPPVVIFFPCFALLEDLGYLPRVAFNLDAFFRGAGAHGKQALTMCMGFGCNAAGVVSCRIIESPRERIIAVLTNNFVPCNGRFPTLVAMSSVFFGAGLQGAAALSLLATVLLGVAVTLAVSWVLSRTTLRGVPSFFVLELPPYRKPQVVRVIIRALLDRALFVLVRAASVAAPVGALTWVLANSTLRGASLLTRLAAALEPFGRVIGLDGHVMTAFLLGLPANEIVIPVLAMAYTGAGAMVDPGGLDALRQLVTAHGWTPLTGVCLTLFSLLHYPCATTLWTIWHETRSAKWTALGALLPLTVACAACFLASSLGKLLGIAG, translated from the coding sequence ATGAGCCGCCTAGACACGGAGTCATTCGGCGATATCGTGGAGGCAGCCCGGAAGGCGAGGTCTGCCCTGCAGGGGGACGTACGAGACCTCGTGGTAACCAGGATCTACGAAGTGGCCGAGGGCATCTGCCGAAGGACGGTGCGCCGTCCCACGCAAGCCCCGCCTGCCTGGGACACGCGCCTCGACGACATCGTCACGTCAAGGTTGCTCGGGTATCCCCTCATGCTGGCGCTCTTGGGTGTGGTGTTTTGGATAACCCTTGTGGCAGCGAACGTGCCGTCGAAGTGGCTCGGCGCCGCTCTGTTTAGCTGCCAGGACCGCCTTCTCATCCTCTTCACACGTGCCGGAGCTCCCGCGTGGCTGACCGGCATCACGGTAATGGGCGCCTACAGGGCCCTTGCCTGGGTCGTGTCAGTGATGTTGCCTCCCGTCGTCATATTCTTTCCCTGCTTCGCGCTGCTTGAAGACCTGGGTTACCTGCCAAGGGTGGCCTTCAACCTCGACGCCTTCTTCAGAGGCGCGGGCGCTCACGGAAAGCAGGCTCTCACGATGTGCATGGGGTTCGGGTGCAACGCGGCCGGGGTGGTCTCGTGTCGCATAATCGAATCGCCTCGGGAACGGATCATCGCGGTCCTCACCAACAATTTCGTGCCTTGCAACGGAAGGTTTCCGACTCTCGTCGCAATGTCATCGGTATTCTTCGGCGCCGGCCTGCAAGGCGCCGCGGCTCTCTCGCTTCTGGCAACGGTGCTGTTGGGCGTTGCGGTGACGCTCGCTGTGTCCTGGGTTCTCTCGCGCACCACGCTTCGAGGCGTCCCATCGTTCTTCGTGCTCGAGCTCCCGCCGTACAGGAAACCGCAGGTCGTAAGGGTGATTATACGAGCATTGCTCGATCGAGCTCTCTTCGTCCTGGTTAGGGCGGCAAGCGTGGCGGCGCCAGTTGGAGCTCTAACGTGGGTGCTGGCCAACTCGACCTTGCGCGGCGCGAGTCTTCTCACACGCCTCGCGGCCGCGCTCGAGCCCTTCGGCAGGGTCATCGGGCTCGACGGCCACGTCATGACGGCGTTCCTTCTGGGTCTACCCGCGAACGAGATAGTGATACCCGTGCTTGCCATGGCGTATACCGGTGCCGGCGCCATGGTGGATCCCGGCGGACTTGACGCGCTCCGGCAGCTTGTCACGGCGCACGGATGGACCCCACTTACCGGCGTCTGTCTCACCCTGTTTTCCCTGCTGCATTACCCGTGCGCCACGACGCTATGGACCATATGGCACGAAACGAGAAGCGCCAAGTGGACCGCACTGGGCGCTCTCCTGCCGCTCACGGTCGCCTGTGCGGCGTGTTTCCTTGCCTCTTCTCTCGGCAAGCTCCTCGGAATAGCCGGGTGA